A stretch of the Neodiprion lecontei isolate iyNeoLeco1 chromosome 4, iyNeoLeco1.1, whole genome shotgun sequence genome encodes the following:
- the LOC107225796 gene encoding uncharacterized protein LOC107225796 isoform X1 — protein MLVRWQLLLTAATAAVVVTKASAVSASPSTSSSTIASSTSCRPSEYLCDTGQCVAQDKFCDGEDDCGDKSDEPRYCSRRVIFIPACNRTLFGDVGRTYVVEVRRPREDRLPFLCNLNFTAAGGDLGDLVQLTFDTFTVGRFLSFTSEGCPDGYMTIREIGRPPTGGQWCGSAWGYTVYYSETPSINLTLFLSRLSEQGVGYNFDFKLSYKFLRRSEAHLRYGNSTMATWRGELVNGTYCDRILTRCDTRACRLQSPNYPGVYPRNVTCYYRVEQMRAPPGHRALLAVSQRNSHKIHIKDQIVKYDRSQRILRVWDQCNVVQDYLTVYDGGSTSDRVLVRLCGGDAVPDIVSSHNTMLLEFHTSPYDNPFHPVPLSFLPGFELEVQVLFVDEKSRSFVKENNNCDFYISGYESSSGILENPRHSLAPNTTCRYYFQGKANEIVWISFVKYYAASSDPAANLDTATECNTRLQIWDGAYPSDKQSAPKNISLMGEFCKDDIPRLCDHSLLRNSSRQTRPCKLSESYVSTGKDLTLEHILRQGSALYPISFVLRYEFVHSSGSTGGVPMQETMSCDEVFRSSRVPRSGKFASPKSVFFYGRGGAQNLSCTYRFEADQEQRVQLTLGPASFGDRTQCVSSTDPLVGRWGCDYRSSQGAVAEISVSEYPWPGVRLMRDCLCSNTSGAVSLRPLTAAVVEVRFRVTGMNITQDYRNFFFEGRYQFLEATEAAETGCTSRLEERRLRGTSGEISLSNPLPPRTPLLPGSGPPAEEPPLANDDVATASQCVNEPWLIEPEDSQMNFLYLRTAGFGISTETVSQCATLNRIVVYSAADTRRRNVICPEGGPEGLKTVDFFSDGWNASLSNRSALITPHARSFVVEFLQHEPGYYAVTWMAISKRASLALAAGSAFAISPIHDCLYRCPEIQACINVALWCDGVRHCPSGFDEEEGNCSYRFGVTLLYVAIGAGALGIFAILLLATGCLKYCLYRHRARKKKKNVAINVNNLHVNHTHPNNGMTGSRLSNRYLATPQEMFLDNYGKDSIC, from the exons ATGTTGGTGCGCTGGCAGTTGCTGCTCACAGCCGCTACCGCGGCTGTCGTCGTTACCAAGGCGTCGGCGGTATCCGCTAGTCCTTCGACTTCGTCCTCAACTATCGCAAGCTCGACGAGTTGCCGTCCATCCGAATATCTCTGCGACACGGGGCAGTGCGTTGCGCAAGACAAATTCTGCGACGGGGAAGATGATTGCGGCGACAAGTCGGACGAGCCTAGATACTGTTCTC GGCgcgtaattttcattccagCCTGCAACCGGACCCTCTTCGGCGATGTGGGCCGTACTTACGTAGTCGAAGTTCGCCGACCGCGGGAGGACCGGTTGCCATTTTTGTGCAACTTGAACTTCACCGCGGCCGGAGGCGATTTGGGGGATCTTGTCCAG CTCACCTTTGACACCTTCACCGTCGGCCGCTTCCTCTCCTTCACCTCCGAGGGATGCCCCGATGGCTACATGACCATACGAGAAATCGGACGACCACCGACCGGCGGTCAATGGTGCGGCAGCGCCTGGGGCTACACGGTATACTACAGCGAGACGCCATCCATCAATCTCACCCTCTTCCTGTCCCGCCTCTCTGAGCAG GGCGTCGGCTACAACTTCGACTTCAAGCTGTCTTACAAGTTCCTGCGCCGCAGCGAGGCGCACCTCCGATACGGCAACAGCACCATGGCGACGTGGAGAGGAGAGCTGGTAAACGGGACCTACTGTGACCGGATCTTGACCCGGTGCGACACCCGGGCTTGCCGCCTCCAGTCCCCGAACTACCCGGGTGTCTACCCCAGGAACGTGACCTGCTACTACAGGGTGGAGCAGATGCGAGCGCCGCCGGGTCACCGGGCGCTTCTAGCAGTCAGCCAGCGAAACAGCCATAAAATCCACATCAAGGATCAAATTGTCAAATACGATAGGAGCCAGCGGATATTAAG GGTCTGGGACCAGTGCAACGTCGTTCAGGACTACCTCACCGTCTACGACGGTGGCTCGACTTCTGACAGGGTGCTGGTCCGCCTTTGCGGAGGCGATGCCGTTCCCGATATTGTCAGTAGCCACAACACGATGCTCCTAGAGTTTCACACGTCGCCTTACGACAACCCCTTTCATCCGGTTCCGCTCAGCTTTCTTCCCGGGTTCGAACTGGAAGTGCAG GTTCTGTTCGTCGACGAAAAGTCCCGCAGCTTCGTCAAGGAGAACAACAACTGCGACTTCTACATCTCGGGATACGAAAGCTCGTCGGGTATTTTGGAAAACCCGAGGCACTCTCTAGCCCCCAATACCACTTGTCGGTATTATTTTCAGGGCAAAGCCAACGAAATCGTCTGGATATCATTTGTCAAGTATTACGCCGCAAGCTCCGATCCTGCCGCTAACCTCGACACCGCTACCGAGTGCAACACGAGGCTACAGATATGGGACGGAGCTTATCCGTCGGACAAACAATCGGCCCCAAAG AACATCTCACTGATGGGTGAATTCTGTAAGGACGACATACCGCGTCTCTGCGATCACAGCCTTCTGCGGAACAGCAGCCGTCAGACACGTCCCTGCAAGCTGTCCGAGAGCTACGTATCCACGGGAAAGGATCTGACCCTGGAGCACATCCTGCGTCAAGGAAGCGCGTTGTACCCGATAAGTTTCGTGCTACGTTACGAGTTCGTTCACTCAAGTGGTTCGACGGGTGGTGTTCCAATGCAGGAGACGATGTCGTGCGACGAGGTCTTCCGCTCCTCGCGCGTCCCAAGGTCCGGGAAGTTCGCCTCCCCGAAGAGCGTCTTCTTCTACGGACGGGGTGGCGCTCAAAACCTGAGCTGCACCTACCGCTTCGAGGCGGACCAGGAGCAGCGTGTCCAGCTGACCTTGGGCCCTGCGTCCTTCGGGGACCGGACGCAGTGCGTCTCGTCTACGGACCCACTGGTGGGTCGTTGGGGCTGCGATTACCGATCATCCCAGGGGGCGGTCGCGGAAATCTCGGTATCCGAGTACCCGTGGCCGGGGGTAAGATTGATGCGGGACTGTCTCTGCTCCAACACGAGCGGCGCGGTGAGCTTGCGGCCGCTCACAGCGGCGGTGGTGGAGGTGCGGTTCCGCGTCACGGGAATGAACATCACCCAGGACTACCGGAACTTCTTTTTCGAGGGACGGTACCAGTTCCTAGAGGCTACGGAGGCCGCCGAAACCGGGTGCACATCGCGGCTCGAGGAGCGACGGCTACGCGGTACCAGCGGCGAGATCTCCCTATCTAATCCGCTGCCCCCCAGGACTCCCCTGCTCCCGGGCTCCGGTCCACCCGCGGAGGAACCACCTCTCGCAAACGACGACGTCGCCACCGCCTCCCAGTGCGTAAACGAGCCTTGGCTCATCGAGCCCGAGGACTCGCAGATGAACTTCCTGTACCTCAGAACCGCGGGTTTCGGCATCAGCACCGAGACCGTATCCCAGTGCGCGACGCTGAACAGGATCGTCGTTTACTCGGCCGCCGACACGCGACGGAGAAACGTCATCTGCCCCGAGGGTGGACCCGAAGGACTTAAAACCGTTGACTTCTTTTCCGACGGGTGGAACGCCAGCCTTTCCAATCGCTCGGCGCTCATTACGCCTCACGCCCGGAGCTTCGTCGTCGAGTTTCTGCAGCATGAACCCGGATACTACGCCGTCACTTGGATGGCCATTTCGAAGCGAGCCTCCCTAGCCCTCGCCGCTGGTTCTGCCTTCGCCATTTCACCGATTCACGACTGTCTCTACAG ATGCCCGGAGATCCAGGCGTGCATAAACGTCGCGCTTTGGTGCGACGGAGTCCGTCACTGTCCGTCAGGCTTCGACGAGGAGGAGGGCAACTGCTCTTATCGTTTCGGTGTTACGCTGCTGTACGTCGCAATCGGGGCGGGGGCGTTGGGgatatttgcaattttgttGCTGGCGACGGGGTGCCTGAAGTACTGCCTGTACCGTCACAGggcgaggaagaagaaaaagaacgtTGCTATAAACGTGAACAACCTGCACGTGAATCACACCCACCCGAACAACGGCATGACGGGAAGCAGACTGAGCAACCGTTATCTAGCAACGCCCCAAGAGATGTTCCTCGACAATTACGGCAAGGACAGTATTTGTTGA
- the LOC107225796 gene encoding uncharacterized protein LOC107225796 isoform X2, whose translation MLVRWQLLLTAATAAVVVTKASAVSASPSTSSSTIASSTSCRPSEYLCDTGQCVAQDKFCDGEDDCGDKSDEPRYCSPCNRTLFGDVGRTYVVEVRRPREDRLPFLCNLNFTAAGGDLGDLVQLTFDTFTVGRFLSFTSEGCPDGYMTIREIGRPPTGGQWCGSAWGYTVYYSETPSINLTLFLSRLSEQGVGYNFDFKLSYKFLRRSEAHLRYGNSTMATWRGELVNGTYCDRILTRCDTRACRLQSPNYPGVYPRNVTCYYRVEQMRAPPGHRALLAVSQRNSHKIHIKDQIVKYDRSQRILRVWDQCNVVQDYLTVYDGGSTSDRVLVRLCGGDAVPDIVSSHNTMLLEFHTSPYDNPFHPVPLSFLPGFELEVQVLFVDEKSRSFVKENNNCDFYISGYESSSGILENPRHSLAPNTTCRYYFQGKANEIVWISFVKYYAASSDPAANLDTATECNTRLQIWDGAYPSDKQSAPKNISLMGEFCKDDIPRLCDHSLLRNSSRQTRPCKLSESYVSTGKDLTLEHILRQGSALYPISFVLRYEFVHSSGSTGGVPMQETMSCDEVFRSSRVPRSGKFASPKSVFFYGRGGAQNLSCTYRFEADQEQRVQLTLGPASFGDRTQCVSSTDPLVGRWGCDYRSSQGAVAEISVSEYPWPGVRLMRDCLCSNTSGAVSLRPLTAAVVEVRFRVTGMNITQDYRNFFFEGRYQFLEATEAAETGCTSRLEERRLRGTSGEISLSNPLPPRTPLLPGSGPPAEEPPLANDDVATASQCVNEPWLIEPEDSQMNFLYLRTAGFGISTETVSQCATLNRIVVYSAADTRRRNVICPEGGPEGLKTVDFFSDGWNASLSNRSALITPHARSFVVEFLQHEPGYYAVTWMAISKRASLALAAGSAFAISPIHDCLYRCPEIQACINVALWCDGVRHCPSGFDEEEGNCSYRFGVTLLYVAIGAGALGIFAILLLATGCLKYCLYRHRARKKKKNVAINVNNLHVNHTHPNNGMTGSRLSNRYLATPQEMFLDNYGKDSIC comes from the exons ATGTTGGTGCGCTGGCAGTTGCTGCTCACAGCCGCTACCGCGGCTGTCGTCGTTACCAAGGCGTCGGCGGTATCCGCTAGTCCTTCGACTTCGTCCTCAACTATCGCAAGCTCGACGAGTTGCCGTCCATCCGAATATCTCTGCGACACGGGGCAGTGCGTTGCGCAAGACAAATTCTGCGACGGGGAAGATGATTGCGGCGACAAGTCGGACGAGCCTAGATACTGTTCTC CCTGCAACCGGACCCTCTTCGGCGATGTGGGCCGTACTTACGTAGTCGAAGTTCGCCGACCGCGGGAGGACCGGTTGCCATTTTTGTGCAACTTGAACTTCACCGCGGCCGGAGGCGATTTGGGGGATCTTGTCCAG CTCACCTTTGACACCTTCACCGTCGGCCGCTTCCTCTCCTTCACCTCCGAGGGATGCCCCGATGGCTACATGACCATACGAGAAATCGGACGACCACCGACCGGCGGTCAATGGTGCGGCAGCGCCTGGGGCTACACGGTATACTACAGCGAGACGCCATCCATCAATCTCACCCTCTTCCTGTCCCGCCTCTCTGAGCAG GGCGTCGGCTACAACTTCGACTTCAAGCTGTCTTACAAGTTCCTGCGCCGCAGCGAGGCGCACCTCCGATACGGCAACAGCACCATGGCGACGTGGAGAGGAGAGCTGGTAAACGGGACCTACTGTGACCGGATCTTGACCCGGTGCGACACCCGGGCTTGCCGCCTCCAGTCCCCGAACTACCCGGGTGTCTACCCCAGGAACGTGACCTGCTACTACAGGGTGGAGCAGATGCGAGCGCCGCCGGGTCACCGGGCGCTTCTAGCAGTCAGCCAGCGAAACAGCCATAAAATCCACATCAAGGATCAAATTGTCAAATACGATAGGAGCCAGCGGATATTAAG GGTCTGGGACCAGTGCAACGTCGTTCAGGACTACCTCACCGTCTACGACGGTGGCTCGACTTCTGACAGGGTGCTGGTCCGCCTTTGCGGAGGCGATGCCGTTCCCGATATTGTCAGTAGCCACAACACGATGCTCCTAGAGTTTCACACGTCGCCTTACGACAACCCCTTTCATCCGGTTCCGCTCAGCTTTCTTCCCGGGTTCGAACTGGAAGTGCAG GTTCTGTTCGTCGACGAAAAGTCCCGCAGCTTCGTCAAGGAGAACAACAACTGCGACTTCTACATCTCGGGATACGAAAGCTCGTCGGGTATTTTGGAAAACCCGAGGCACTCTCTAGCCCCCAATACCACTTGTCGGTATTATTTTCAGGGCAAAGCCAACGAAATCGTCTGGATATCATTTGTCAAGTATTACGCCGCAAGCTCCGATCCTGCCGCTAACCTCGACACCGCTACCGAGTGCAACACGAGGCTACAGATATGGGACGGAGCTTATCCGTCGGACAAACAATCGGCCCCAAAG AACATCTCACTGATGGGTGAATTCTGTAAGGACGACATACCGCGTCTCTGCGATCACAGCCTTCTGCGGAACAGCAGCCGTCAGACACGTCCCTGCAAGCTGTCCGAGAGCTACGTATCCACGGGAAAGGATCTGACCCTGGAGCACATCCTGCGTCAAGGAAGCGCGTTGTACCCGATAAGTTTCGTGCTACGTTACGAGTTCGTTCACTCAAGTGGTTCGACGGGTGGTGTTCCAATGCAGGAGACGATGTCGTGCGACGAGGTCTTCCGCTCCTCGCGCGTCCCAAGGTCCGGGAAGTTCGCCTCCCCGAAGAGCGTCTTCTTCTACGGACGGGGTGGCGCTCAAAACCTGAGCTGCACCTACCGCTTCGAGGCGGACCAGGAGCAGCGTGTCCAGCTGACCTTGGGCCCTGCGTCCTTCGGGGACCGGACGCAGTGCGTCTCGTCTACGGACCCACTGGTGGGTCGTTGGGGCTGCGATTACCGATCATCCCAGGGGGCGGTCGCGGAAATCTCGGTATCCGAGTACCCGTGGCCGGGGGTAAGATTGATGCGGGACTGTCTCTGCTCCAACACGAGCGGCGCGGTGAGCTTGCGGCCGCTCACAGCGGCGGTGGTGGAGGTGCGGTTCCGCGTCACGGGAATGAACATCACCCAGGACTACCGGAACTTCTTTTTCGAGGGACGGTACCAGTTCCTAGAGGCTACGGAGGCCGCCGAAACCGGGTGCACATCGCGGCTCGAGGAGCGACGGCTACGCGGTACCAGCGGCGAGATCTCCCTATCTAATCCGCTGCCCCCCAGGACTCCCCTGCTCCCGGGCTCCGGTCCACCCGCGGAGGAACCACCTCTCGCAAACGACGACGTCGCCACCGCCTCCCAGTGCGTAAACGAGCCTTGGCTCATCGAGCCCGAGGACTCGCAGATGAACTTCCTGTACCTCAGAACCGCGGGTTTCGGCATCAGCACCGAGACCGTATCCCAGTGCGCGACGCTGAACAGGATCGTCGTTTACTCGGCCGCCGACACGCGACGGAGAAACGTCATCTGCCCCGAGGGTGGACCCGAAGGACTTAAAACCGTTGACTTCTTTTCCGACGGGTGGAACGCCAGCCTTTCCAATCGCTCGGCGCTCATTACGCCTCACGCCCGGAGCTTCGTCGTCGAGTTTCTGCAGCATGAACCCGGATACTACGCCGTCACTTGGATGGCCATTTCGAAGCGAGCCTCCCTAGCCCTCGCCGCTGGTTCTGCCTTCGCCATTTCACCGATTCACGACTGTCTCTACAG ATGCCCGGAGATCCAGGCGTGCATAAACGTCGCGCTTTGGTGCGACGGAGTCCGTCACTGTCCGTCAGGCTTCGACGAGGAGGAGGGCAACTGCTCTTATCGTTTCGGTGTTACGCTGCTGTACGTCGCAATCGGGGCGGGGGCGTTGGGgatatttgcaattttgttGCTGGCGACGGGGTGCCTGAAGTACTGCCTGTACCGTCACAGggcgaggaagaagaaaaagaacgtTGCTATAAACGTGAACAACCTGCACGTGAATCACACCCACCCGAACAACGGCATGACGGGAAGCAGACTGAGCAACCGTTATCTAGCAACGCCCCAAGAGATGTTCCTCGACAATTACGGCAAGGACAGTATTTGTTGA